The Euphorbia lathyris chromosome 2, ddEupLath1.1, whole genome shotgun sequence genome includes a window with the following:
- the LOC136217206 gene encoding ABC transporter B family member 11-like isoform X1, whose translation MVIGTIGAVANGISMPLMTIFLGDTVDAFGDNQNNTDVVHVVSQVSLKFVYLAIGSAVASFLQVSCWMVAGERQAARIRGLYLKTILRQDIAFFDKETNTGEVIGRMSGDTVLIQDAMGEKVGKYIQLLSTFIAGFVIAFIRGWLLTLVMLSSIPLLVIAGAVVSIMISKSATQGQNAYAKAAAVVEQTIGSIRTVASFTGEKQAIRKYNKFLVTAYKAGANEGFITGLGVGLSSMIVFGSYALAIWFGGKMILEKGYTGGEVVNVIMAVMTGSTSLGLASPCISAFAAGQAAAYKMFETINRKPEIDAYDPKGKILDEIRGDIELKDVHFSYPARPDEQIFSGFFLSIPSGITAALVGQSGSGKSTVISLIERFYDPQAGEVLIDGINLKEFQLKWIREKIGLVSQEPVLFTGSIRDNIAYGKGEATTEDIRAAADLANAAKFIDKLPQGLDTMVGEHGIQLSGGQKQRIAIARAILKDPRILLLDEATSALDAESEKVVQDALNRVMVNRTTVIVAHRLSTIKNADMVAVIHRGKIVEKGSHSELLSDPDGAYSQLIRLQEVTQDPKHDADKLMVSEISLESISQRSSEFGDENSTNHSYTCSKTLQEETQVSPDKNQTLEVPLRRLVYLNKPEIPVLIAGSIVAGISGLIIPIYGILISRVVKSFYEPPSELRKDSKFWAIMVMVLGIVSLLASPAQIYLFAVAGSKLIQRIRSMCFEKVVHMEVGWFDEPENSSGAIGSRLSADATLVRALTGDALALMVQNIVSAAAGLVIAFIASWELALIILVLVPLIGVNGYLEIKFLKGFSKDAKKMYEEASQVASDAVGSIRTVASFCAEDKIMQLYKKKCEGPIKTGIKQGLISGIGFGVSFFFLFSVYATSFYAGAQLVEHRKTTFQDVFQVFFALTMVATGISQSSSFAPDSSKAKSAAASIFSILDRKSKIDPSNESGLASENVRGDIEFQHVSFRYPSRPDIQIFRDLSLTIHSGKTVALVGESGSGKSTVISLLQRFYDPDSGHITLDGVEIHKFQLRWLRQQMGLVSQEPVLFNDTIRANIAYGKDGNATEAEIIAASELANAHKFISSLQQGYDTIVGERGVQMSGGQKQRIAIARAIVKSPKILLLDEATSALDAESERVVQDALDRVMVNRTTVVVAHRLSTIKNADVIAVVKNGVIVEKGRHEALINIKDGFYASLVAIQTTASAAS comes from the exons ATGGTTATAGGCACAATTGGTGCTGTAGCTAATGGGATAAGTATGCCCTTGATGACCATTTTTCTTGGAGACACAGTTGATGCTTTTGGAGACAACCAGAATAACACTGATGTTGTCCATGTTGTTTCCCAG GTCTCTCTGAAATTTGTGTATTTGGCAATAGGGTCTGCTGTAGCCTCGTTTCTCC AGGTTTCTTGCTGGATGGTGGCAGGAGAGAGACAGGCTGCAAGAATAAGGGGTCTGTATTTGAAAACTATACTGAGACAAGACATAGCTTTTTTTGATAAAGAAACAAACACAGGAGAAGTCATTGGCAGAATGTCTGGTGACACTGTACTTATCCAAGATGCTATGGGAGAAAAG GTTGGAAAATATATACAACTGTTATCAACATTCATTGCAGGATTTGTGATTGCATTTATCAGAGGCTGGCTTCTTACTCTTGTCATGTTATCCTCAATTCCTCTGCTTGTAATAGCAGGTGCAGTTGTTTCTATCATGATTTCGAAGTCCGCGACACAAGGACAGAATGCTTATGCAAAAGCTGCAGCAGTTGTTGAGCAGACTATCGGCTCCATCAGGACT gttgcatcatttACTGGAGAGAAGCAGGCCATAAGAAAGTATAACAAGTTCCTTGTCACTGCTTACAAAGCTGGAGCAAATGAAGGCTTCATTACAGGCTTAGGTGTTGGCCTATCTTCAATGATTGTGTTCGGAAGTTATGCATTGGCAATATGGTTCGGCGGAAAGATGATACTCGAAAAAGGATACACAGGTGGAGAAGTTGTCAATGTGATCATGGCTGTGATGACCGGCTCCAC GTCCCTAGGCCTCGCGTCTCCCTGCATTAGCGCGTTTGCTGCTGGACAAGCTGCAGCTTACAAGATGTTTGAGACCATCAATAGAAAGCCGGAGATTGATGCATATGATCCAAAAGGGAAGATTTTGGATGAAATCCGCGGAGATATAGAGTTGAAAGATGTACATTTCAGCTATCCTGCTAGACCGGATGAACAAATATTCAGCGGATTCTTTCTGTCTATTCCGAGTGGTATAACAGCAGCTTTGGTTGGACAAAGTGGAAGTGGCAAGTCAACAGTTATCAGTCTGATAGAAAGGTTTTATGATCCACAAGCTGGAGAAGTTCTAATTGATGGCATCAACCTTAAAGAGTTTCAGCTTAAATGGATCAGGGAGAAAATTGGACTTGTGAGCCAAGAACCTGTTCTGTTTACAGGCAGTATTAGGGATAACATTGCATATGGGAAAGGCGAAGCAACCACTGAAGATATCAGAGCTGCTGCTGATCTTGCCAATGCTGCTAAATTCATTGATAAACTACCTCAG GGACTAGATACTATGGTTGGTGAACATGGAATTCAGCTATCTGGTGGACAGAAGCAGAGAATTGCAATAGCAAGAGCAATACTTAAAGATCCGCGGATTTTACTTTTAGATGAAGCTACTAGTGCACTTGATGCTGAATCTGAAAAGGTAGTTCAGGATGCACTAAATAGGGTCATGGTCAATCGAACAACCGTTATCGTTGCACATCGTTTGAGTACTATTAAGAATGCTGATATGGTTGCAGTAATTCATCGCGGAAAGATTGTCGAAAAAG GGTCACATTCAGAACTATTATCGGATCCTGATGGAGCATACTCTCAGCTCATACGGTTACAAGAAGTAACTCAAGATCCAAAACATGATGCAGACAAGCTCATGGTCTCAGAAATTTCTCTGGAATCCATCAGTCAGAGGTCATCTGAATTTGGAGATGAAAACAGTACTAACCATTCATATACTTGCTCTAAAACTTTGCAAGAAGAAACACAAGTTTCTCCTGATAAAAACCAAACACTCGAAGTACCACTGCGCCGCCTTGTATATCTAAACAAGCCTGAGATTCCAGTGCTCATAGCTGGATCCATAGTTGCAGGTATCAGTGGTCTAATTATTCCAATTTATGGTATCCTAATCTCAAGAGTGGTTAAATCATTTTACGAGCCACCTTCTGAACTACGAAAGGATTCGAAGTTTTGGGCAATCATGGTAATGGTACTTGGCATTGTGTCATTGTTAGCTTCTCCAGCACAAATATACTTATTTGCCGTGGCAGGATCCAAGTTGATCCAACGAATCAGATCAATGTGTTTCGAGAAGGTAGTCCATATGGAGGTTGGTTGGTTCGATGAGCCTGAAAACTCGAGTGGTGCAATTGGTTCTAGGCTCTCAGCTGATGCAACACTTGTTCGTGCTCTAACCGGAGATGCATTAGCTCTAATGGTTCAAAACATTGTATCAGCAGCAGCAGGACTTGTTATTGCTTTTATTGCAAGTTGGGAACTGGCTTTAATTATTCTTGTACTAGTTCCTCTCATAGGAGTAAACGGATATCTCGAAATAAAGTTCTTAAAAGGGTTCAGCAAAGATGCAAAG AAGATGTATGAAGAAGCTAGCCAAGTTGCAAGTGATGCAGTTGGGAGCATAAGAACTGTTGCTTCTTTCTGTGCAGAAGATAAGATTATGCAACTATATAAGAAGAAATGTGAAGGGCCTATCAAAACAGGAATAAAGCAAGGCCTCATAAGTGGAATAGGTTTTGGTGTATCTTTCTTCTTTCTGTTCTCTGTTTATGCAACAAGTTTCTATGCTGGAGCTCAACTCGTCGAGCATCGGAAAACGACATTCCAAGATGTATTTCAA GTTTTCTTTGCTTTGACAATGGTAGCTACGGGAATTTCTCAATCTAGCTCCTTCGCCCCTGATTCCTCCAAGGCGAAAAGTGCTGCTGCCTCCATATTTTCAATCTTAGACCGAAAATCAAAGATAGATCCAAGCAACGAATCAGGATTAGCCTCAGAGAATGTGAGAGGGGATATTGAATTTCAACATGTGAGCTTCAGATATCCTTCTAGACCAGACATTCAAATTTTCCGAGACCTCAGCTTAACTATTCATTCTGGAAAG ACTGTGGCTCTAGTAGGCGAAAGTGGAAGTGGAAAATCGACTGTTATCTCGTTGTTACAAAGATTTTATGATCCAGATTCAGGACATATAACTCTAGATGGAGTTGAAATCCATAAATTCCAACTTAGATGGTTGAGGCAACAGATGGGGCTGGTTAGCCAAGAGCCAGTGTTGTTCAATGACACAATCCGTGCTAACATTGCATATGGAAAGGACGGGAATGCAACAGAAGCAGAAATCATAGCTGCATCAGAATTGGCTAATGCACACAAGTTCATTAGCAGTTTACAACAG GGGTACGATACGATTGTGGGAGAGCGAGGAGTCCAAATGTCAGGCGGGCAGAAGCAGCGGATAGCCATAGCTCGAGCAATCGTGAAGAGTCCGAAGATATTGCTGTTAGATGAGGCTACAAGTGCATTAGATGCTGAGTCTGAAAGAGTGGTTCAAGATGCATTAGACAGAGTTATGGTGAATAGAACTACAGTTGTAGTGGCTCATAGATTATCAACAATTAAGAATGCAGATGTTATTGCTGTGGTTAAAAATGGGGTTATTGTTGAGAAGGGAAGGCATGAAGCTTTGATCAACATCAAAGATGGCTTTTATGCTTCCTTAGTGGCAATTCAAACCACTGCCTCTGCTGCTTCATGA
- the LOC136217206 gene encoding ABC transporter B family member 11-like isoform X2 translates to MVAGERQAARIRGLYLKTILRQDIAFFDKETNTGEVIGRMSGDTVLIQDAMGEKVGKYIQLLSTFIAGFVIAFIRGWLLTLVMLSSIPLLVIAGAVVSIMISKSATQGQNAYAKAAAVVEQTIGSIRTVASFTGEKQAIRKYNKFLVTAYKAGANEGFITGLGVGLSSMIVFGSYALAIWFGGKMILEKGYTGGEVVNVIMAVMTGSTSLGLASPCISAFAAGQAAAYKMFETINRKPEIDAYDPKGKILDEIRGDIELKDVHFSYPARPDEQIFSGFFLSIPSGITAALVGQSGSGKSTVISLIERFYDPQAGEVLIDGINLKEFQLKWIREKIGLVSQEPVLFTGSIRDNIAYGKGEATTEDIRAAADLANAAKFIDKLPQGLDTMVGEHGIQLSGGQKQRIAIARAILKDPRILLLDEATSALDAESEKVVQDALNRVMVNRTTVIVAHRLSTIKNADMVAVIHRGKIVEKGSHSELLSDPDGAYSQLIRLQEVTQDPKHDADKLMVSEISLESISQRSSEFGDENSTNHSYTCSKTLQEETQVSPDKNQTLEVPLRRLVYLNKPEIPVLIAGSIVAGISGLIIPIYGILISRVVKSFYEPPSELRKDSKFWAIMVMVLGIVSLLASPAQIYLFAVAGSKLIQRIRSMCFEKVVHMEVGWFDEPENSSGAIGSRLSADATLVRALTGDALALMVQNIVSAAAGLVIAFIASWELALIILVLVPLIGVNGYLEIKFLKGFSKDAKKMYEEASQVASDAVGSIRTVASFCAEDKIMQLYKKKCEGPIKTGIKQGLISGIGFGVSFFFLFSVYATSFYAGAQLVEHRKTTFQDVFQVFFALTMVATGISQSSSFAPDSSKAKSAAASIFSILDRKSKIDPSNESGLASENVRGDIEFQHVSFRYPSRPDIQIFRDLSLTIHSGKTVALVGESGSGKSTVISLLQRFYDPDSGHITLDGVEIHKFQLRWLRQQMGLVSQEPVLFNDTIRANIAYGKDGNATEAEIIAASELANAHKFISSLQQGYDTIVGERGVQMSGGQKQRIAIARAIVKSPKILLLDEATSALDAESERVVQDALDRVMVNRTTVVVAHRLSTIKNADVIAVVKNGVIVEKGRHEALINIKDGFYASLVAIQTTASAAS, encoded by the exons ATGGTGGCAGGAGAGAGACAGGCTGCAAGAATAAGGGGTCTGTATTTGAAAACTATACTGAGACAAGACATAGCTTTTTTTGATAAAGAAACAAACACAGGAGAAGTCATTGGCAGAATGTCTGGTGACACTGTACTTATCCAAGATGCTATGGGAGAAAAG GTTGGAAAATATATACAACTGTTATCAACATTCATTGCAGGATTTGTGATTGCATTTATCAGAGGCTGGCTTCTTACTCTTGTCATGTTATCCTCAATTCCTCTGCTTGTAATAGCAGGTGCAGTTGTTTCTATCATGATTTCGAAGTCCGCGACACAAGGACAGAATGCTTATGCAAAAGCTGCAGCAGTTGTTGAGCAGACTATCGGCTCCATCAGGACT gttgcatcatttACTGGAGAGAAGCAGGCCATAAGAAAGTATAACAAGTTCCTTGTCACTGCTTACAAAGCTGGAGCAAATGAAGGCTTCATTACAGGCTTAGGTGTTGGCCTATCTTCAATGATTGTGTTCGGAAGTTATGCATTGGCAATATGGTTCGGCGGAAAGATGATACTCGAAAAAGGATACACAGGTGGAGAAGTTGTCAATGTGATCATGGCTGTGATGACCGGCTCCAC GTCCCTAGGCCTCGCGTCTCCCTGCATTAGCGCGTTTGCTGCTGGACAAGCTGCAGCTTACAAGATGTTTGAGACCATCAATAGAAAGCCGGAGATTGATGCATATGATCCAAAAGGGAAGATTTTGGATGAAATCCGCGGAGATATAGAGTTGAAAGATGTACATTTCAGCTATCCTGCTAGACCGGATGAACAAATATTCAGCGGATTCTTTCTGTCTATTCCGAGTGGTATAACAGCAGCTTTGGTTGGACAAAGTGGAAGTGGCAAGTCAACAGTTATCAGTCTGATAGAAAGGTTTTATGATCCACAAGCTGGAGAAGTTCTAATTGATGGCATCAACCTTAAAGAGTTTCAGCTTAAATGGATCAGGGAGAAAATTGGACTTGTGAGCCAAGAACCTGTTCTGTTTACAGGCAGTATTAGGGATAACATTGCATATGGGAAAGGCGAAGCAACCACTGAAGATATCAGAGCTGCTGCTGATCTTGCCAATGCTGCTAAATTCATTGATAAACTACCTCAG GGACTAGATACTATGGTTGGTGAACATGGAATTCAGCTATCTGGTGGACAGAAGCAGAGAATTGCAATAGCAAGAGCAATACTTAAAGATCCGCGGATTTTACTTTTAGATGAAGCTACTAGTGCACTTGATGCTGAATCTGAAAAGGTAGTTCAGGATGCACTAAATAGGGTCATGGTCAATCGAACAACCGTTATCGTTGCACATCGTTTGAGTACTATTAAGAATGCTGATATGGTTGCAGTAATTCATCGCGGAAAGATTGTCGAAAAAG GGTCACATTCAGAACTATTATCGGATCCTGATGGAGCATACTCTCAGCTCATACGGTTACAAGAAGTAACTCAAGATCCAAAACATGATGCAGACAAGCTCATGGTCTCAGAAATTTCTCTGGAATCCATCAGTCAGAGGTCATCTGAATTTGGAGATGAAAACAGTACTAACCATTCATATACTTGCTCTAAAACTTTGCAAGAAGAAACACAAGTTTCTCCTGATAAAAACCAAACACTCGAAGTACCACTGCGCCGCCTTGTATATCTAAACAAGCCTGAGATTCCAGTGCTCATAGCTGGATCCATAGTTGCAGGTATCAGTGGTCTAATTATTCCAATTTATGGTATCCTAATCTCAAGAGTGGTTAAATCATTTTACGAGCCACCTTCTGAACTACGAAAGGATTCGAAGTTTTGGGCAATCATGGTAATGGTACTTGGCATTGTGTCATTGTTAGCTTCTCCAGCACAAATATACTTATTTGCCGTGGCAGGATCCAAGTTGATCCAACGAATCAGATCAATGTGTTTCGAGAAGGTAGTCCATATGGAGGTTGGTTGGTTCGATGAGCCTGAAAACTCGAGTGGTGCAATTGGTTCTAGGCTCTCAGCTGATGCAACACTTGTTCGTGCTCTAACCGGAGATGCATTAGCTCTAATGGTTCAAAACATTGTATCAGCAGCAGCAGGACTTGTTATTGCTTTTATTGCAAGTTGGGAACTGGCTTTAATTATTCTTGTACTAGTTCCTCTCATAGGAGTAAACGGATATCTCGAAATAAAGTTCTTAAAAGGGTTCAGCAAAGATGCAAAG AAGATGTATGAAGAAGCTAGCCAAGTTGCAAGTGATGCAGTTGGGAGCATAAGAACTGTTGCTTCTTTCTGTGCAGAAGATAAGATTATGCAACTATATAAGAAGAAATGTGAAGGGCCTATCAAAACAGGAATAAAGCAAGGCCTCATAAGTGGAATAGGTTTTGGTGTATCTTTCTTCTTTCTGTTCTCTGTTTATGCAACAAGTTTCTATGCTGGAGCTCAACTCGTCGAGCATCGGAAAACGACATTCCAAGATGTATTTCAA GTTTTCTTTGCTTTGACAATGGTAGCTACGGGAATTTCTCAATCTAGCTCCTTCGCCCCTGATTCCTCCAAGGCGAAAAGTGCTGCTGCCTCCATATTTTCAATCTTAGACCGAAAATCAAAGATAGATCCAAGCAACGAATCAGGATTAGCCTCAGAGAATGTGAGAGGGGATATTGAATTTCAACATGTGAGCTTCAGATATCCTTCTAGACCAGACATTCAAATTTTCCGAGACCTCAGCTTAACTATTCATTCTGGAAAG ACTGTGGCTCTAGTAGGCGAAAGTGGAAGTGGAAAATCGACTGTTATCTCGTTGTTACAAAGATTTTATGATCCAGATTCAGGACATATAACTCTAGATGGAGTTGAAATCCATAAATTCCAACTTAGATGGTTGAGGCAACAGATGGGGCTGGTTAGCCAAGAGCCAGTGTTGTTCAATGACACAATCCGTGCTAACATTGCATATGGAAAGGACGGGAATGCAACAGAAGCAGAAATCATAGCTGCATCAGAATTGGCTAATGCACACAAGTTCATTAGCAGTTTACAACAG GGGTACGATACGATTGTGGGAGAGCGAGGAGTCCAAATGTCAGGCGGGCAGAAGCAGCGGATAGCCATAGCTCGAGCAATCGTGAAGAGTCCGAAGATATTGCTGTTAGATGAGGCTACAAGTGCATTAGATGCTGAGTCTGAAAGAGTGGTTCAAGATGCATTAGACAGAGTTATGGTGAATAGAACTACAGTTGTAGTGGCTCATAGATTATCAACAATTAAGAATGCAGATGTTATTGCTGTGGTTAAAAATGGGGTTATTGTTGAGAAGGGAAGGCATGAAGCTTTGATCAACATCAAAGATGGCTTTTATGCTTCCTTAGTGGCAATTCAAACCACTGCCTCTGCTGCTTCATGA
- the LOC136217206 gene encoding ABC transporter B family member 11-like isoform X3 — MIVFGSYALAIWFGGKMILEKGYTGGEVVNVIMAVMTGSTSLGLASPCISAFAAGQAAAYKMFETINRKPEIDAYDPKGKILDEIRGDIELKDVHFSYPARPDEQIFSGFFLSIPSGITAALVGQSGSGKSTVISLIERFYDPQAGEVLIDGINLKEFQLKWIREKIGLVSQEPVLFTGSIRDNIAYGKGEATTEDIRAAADLANAAKFIDKLPQGLDTMVGEHGIQLSGGQKQRIAIARAILKDPRILLLDEATSALDAESEKVVQDALNRVMVNRTTVIVAHRLSTIKNADMVAVIHRGKIVEKGSHSELLSDPDGAYSQLIRLQEVTQDPKHDADKLMVSEISLESISQRSSEFGDENSTNHSYTCSKTLQEETQVSPDKNQTLEVPLRRLVYLNKPEIPVLIAGSIVAGISGLIIPIYGILISRVVKSFYEPPSELRKDSKFWAIMVMVLGIVSLLASPAQIYLFAVAGSKLIQRIRSMCFEKVVHMEVGWFDEPENSSGAIGSRLSADATLVRALTGDALALMVQNIVSAAAGLVIAFIASWELALIILVLVPLIGVNGYLEIKFLKGFSKDAKKMYEEASQVASDAVGSIRTVASFCAEDKIMQLYKKKCEGPIKTGIKQGLISGIGFGVSFFFLFSVYATSFYAGAQLVEHRKTTFQDVFQVFFALTMVATGISQSSSFAPDSSKAKSAAASIFSILDRKSKIDPSNESGLASENVRGDIEFQHVSFRYPSRPDIQIFRDLSLTIHSGKTVALVGESGSGKSTVISLLQRFYDPDSGHITLDGVEIHKFQLRWLRQQMGLVSQEPVLFNDTIRANIAYGKDGNATEAEIIAASELANAHKFISSLQQGYDTIVGERGVQMSGGQKQRIAIARAIVKSPKILLLDEATSALDAESERVVQDALDRVMVNRTTVVVAHRLSTIKNADVIAVVKNGVIVEKGRHEALINIKDGFYASLVAIQTTASAAS; from the exons ATGATTGTGTTCGGAAGTTATGCATTGGCAATATGGTTCGGCGGAAAGATGATACTCGAAAAAGGATACACAGGTGGAGAAGTTGTCAATGTGATCATGGCTGTGATGACCGGCTCCAC GTCCCTAGGCCTCGCGTCTCCCTGCATTAGCGCGTTTGCTGCTGGACAAGCTGCAGCTTACAAGATGTTTGAGACCATCAATAGAAAGCCGGAGATTGATGCATATGATCCAAAAGGGAAGATTTTGGATGAAATCCGCGGAGATATAGAGTTGAAAGATGTACATTTCAGCTATCCTGCTAGACCGGATGAACAAATATTCAGCGGATTCTTTCTGTCTATTCCGAGTGGTATAACAGCAGCTTTGGTTGGACAAAGTGGAAGTGGCAAGTCAACAGTTATCAGTCTGATAGAAAGGTTTTATGATCCACAAGCTGGAGAAGTTCTAATTGATGGCATCAACCTTAAAGAGTTTCAGCTTAAATGGATCAGGGAGAAAATTGGACTTGTGAGCCAAGAACCTGTTCTGTTTACAGGCAGTATTAGGGATAACATTGCATATGGGAAAGGCGAAGCAACCACTGAAGATATCAGAGCTGCTGCTGATCTTGCCAATGCTGCTAAATTCATTGATAAACTACCTCAG GGACTAGATACTATGGTTGGTGAACATGGAATTCAGCTATCTGGTGGACAGAAGCAGAGAATTGCAATAGCAAGAGCAATACTTAAAGATCCGCGGATTTTACTTTTAGATGAAGCTACTAGTGCACTTGATGCTGAATCTGAAAAGGTAGTTCAGGATGCACTAAATAGGGTCATGGTCAATCGAACAACCGTTATCGTTGCACATCGTTTGAGTACTATTAAGAATGCTGATATGGTTGCAGTAATTCATCGCGGAAAGATTGTCGAAAAAG GGTCACATTCAGAACTATTATCGGATCCTGATGGAGCATACTCTCAGCTCATACGGTTACAAGAAGTAACTCAAGATCCAAAACATGATGCAGACAAGCTCATGGTCTCAGAAATTTCTCTGGAATCCATCAGTCAGAGGTCATCTGAATTTGGAGATGAAAACAGTACTAACCATTCATATACTTGCTCTAAAACTTTGCAAGAAGAAACACAAGTTTCTCCTGATAAAAACCAAACACTCGAAGTACCACTGCGCCGCCTTGTATATCTAAACAAGCCTGAGATTCCAGTGCTCATAGCTGGATCCATAGTTGCAGGTATCAGTGGTCTAATTATTCCAATTTATGGTATCCTAATCTCAAGAGTGGTTAAATCATTTTACGAGCCACCTTCTGAACTACGAAAGGATTCGAAGTTTTGGGCAATCATGGTAATGGTACTTGGCATTGTGTCATTGTTAGCTTCTCCAGCACAAATATACTTATTTGCCGTGGCAGGATCCAAGTTGATCCAACGAATCAGATCAATGTGTTTCGAGAAGGTAGTCCATATGGAGGTTGGTTGGTTCGATGAGCCTGAAAACTCGAGTGGTGCAATTGGTTCTAGGCTCTCAGCTGATGCAACACTTGTTCGTGCTCTAACCGGAGATGCATTAGCTCTAATGGTTCAAAACATTGTATCAGCAGCAGCAGGACTTGTTATTGCTTTTATTGCAAGTTGGGAACTGGCTTTAATTATTCTTGTACTAGTTCCTCTCATAGGAGTAAACGGATATCTCGAAATAAAGTTCTTAAAAGGGTTCAGCAAAGATGCAAAG AAGATGTATGAAGAAGCTAGCCAAGTTGCAAGTGATGCAGTTGGGAGCATAAGAACTGTTGCTTCTTTCTGTGCAGAAGATAAGATTATGCAACTATATAAGAAGAAATGTGAAGGGCCTATCAAAACAGGAATAAAGCAAGGCCTCATAAGTGGAATAGGTTTTGGTGTATCTTTCTTCTTTCTGTTCTCTGTTTATGCAACAAGTTTCTATGCTGGAGCTCAACTCGTCGAGCATCGGAAAACGACATTCCAAGATGTATTTCAA GTTTTCTTTGCTTTGACAATGGTAGCTACGGGAATTTCTCAATCTAGCTCCTTCGCCCCTGATTCCTCCAAGGCGAAAAGTGCTGCTGCCTCCATATTTTCAATCTTAGACCGAAAATCAAAGATAGATCCAAGCAACGAATCAGGATTAGCCTCAGAGAATGTGAGAGGGGATATTGAATTTCAACATGTGAGCTTCAGATATCCTTCTAGACCAGACATTCAAATTTTCCGAGACCTCAGCTTAACTATTCATTCTGGAAAG ACTGTGGCTCTAGTAGGCGAAAGTGGAAGTGGAAAATCGACTGTTATCTCGTTGTTACAAAGATTTTATGATCCAGATTCAGGACATATAACTCTAGATGGAGTTGAAATCCATAAATTCCAACTTAGATGGTTGAGGCAACAGATGGGGCTGGTTAGCCAAGAGCCAGTGTTGTTCAATGACACAATCCGTGCTAACATTGCATATGGAAAGGACGGGAATGCAACAGAAGCAGAAATCATAGCTGCATCAGAATTGGCTAATGCACACAAGTTCATTAGCAGTTTACAACAG GGGTACGATACGATTGTGGGAGAGCGAGGAGTCCAAATGTCAGGCGGGCAGAAGCAGCGGATAGCCATAGCTCGAGCAATCGTGAAGAGTCCGAAGATATTGCTGTTAGATGAGGCTACAAGTGCATTAGATGCTGAGTCTGAAAGAGTGGTTCAAGATGCATTAGACAGAGTTATGGTGAATAGAACTACAGTTGTAGTGGCTCATAGATTATCAACAATTAAGAATGCAGATGTTATTGCTGTGGTTAAAAATGGGGTTATTGTTGAGAAGGGAAGGCATGAAGCTTTGATCAACATCAAAGATGGCTTTTATGCTTCCTTAGTGGCAATTCAAACCACTGCCTCTGCTGCTTCATGA